The Actinomycetota bacterium genome contains a region encoding:
- a CDS encoding TasA family protein, which yields MRKTGTLSRVAGRFGGNSLTRKILMSVGVLGAAASIAGLGTFASFTSTSSASQTVASGSVTIALGATGAATNRLTVNATGIVPGDTMQRSFNIANSGSQNLASVTLTSSATTSSALDTDATDGLQMVIDRCSVAWTESGTTPAFTYTCGGTTSSVIASRAVIGSAVSMSNLTVTTAGNTDYLRLTLTLPSTAGNTLQSLTSTIQYSFTGTQRAATNK from the coding sequence ATGAGGAAGACGGGAACCTTGTCCCGAGTGGCGGGTCGTTTTGGCGGCAACAGCCTCACGCGGAAGATTCTGATGTCGGTCGGCGTGCTCGGTGCCGCGGCAAGTATTGCGGGACTGGGCACGTTCGCCTCGTTCACGAGCACTTCGTCGGCGTCCCAGACCGTCGCATCGGGATCCGTAACGATTGCGCTCGGCGCGACCGGCGCGGCGACCAACCGATTGACCGTGAACGCAACCGGAATCGTCCCGGGCGACACGATGCAGCGAAGCTTCAACATTGCGAACTCCGGCTCGCAGAACTTGGCGTCGGTTACTCTCACGTCGAGCGCGACGACGAGTTCCGCGCTCGACACCGACGCCACCGACGGACTGCAGATGGTTATTGACCGGTGTTCGGTCGCGTGGACGGAGTCCGGAACAACTCCTGCATTCACGTACACGTGTGGCGGTACGACTTCATCGGTGATCGCATCGCGCGCCGTTATCGGCAGCGCCGTTTCGATGTCCAACCTCACGGTGACGACCGCGGGCAACACCGACTACTTGCGCCTTACGTTGACTTTGCCGAGTACGGCGGGGAACACGCTTCAAAGCCTGACCTCGACGATTCAGTACTCCTTCACCGGCACGCAGCGCGCGGCCACCAACAAGTAG
- a CDS encoding signal peptidase I, whose protein sequence is MKRIAKLLGITTRAAVRTLIVASVVLLLAIGIGPRSGRYRTLTVLSDSMRPIMPVGSVIVVTPVPVTSLRVGDVITYEAPLDDHRVVTHRVIDLRRQDGGIVVRTKGDASSEVDPWRARIDTPEVWRMRAVVPRLGWGIHALRAPSVRRAALFVLPVIAALLWLVQIWGASPPRREPRVI, encoded by the coding sequence ATGAAACGAATCGCGAAGCTCTTGGGGATCACAACCAGAGCCGCCGTCCGGACATTGATCGTCGCCAGTGTCGTGCTCCTGCTGGCGATCGGGATCGGTCCGCGCAGCGGTCGCTACCGGACACTCACCGTGCTGTCGGACAGCATGCGGCCGATCATGCCGGTGGGATCGGTGATCGTCGTTACGCCGGTGCCGGTCACATCGCTGCGGGTGGGCGACGTCATCACCTACGAGGCGCCCTTGGACGATCACCGCGTCGTCACCCATCGCGTGATCGATTTGCGCCGGCAAGACGGCGGCATCGTGGTGCGAACGAAGGGGGACGCTAGTTCCGAGGTCGATCCGTGGCGCGCGCGCATCGACACGCCGGAGGTTTGGCGGATGCGGGCTGTGGTCCCGCGTCTGGGATGGGGGATCCACGCGCTGCGGGCGCCGTCGGTGCGCCGGGCGGCGCTGTTCGTGCTCCCCGTGATTGCCGCGTTGCTGTGGCTCGTGCAGATCTGGGGAGCCTCGCCGCCTCGCAGGGAACCGAGAGTGATCTGA